In the genome of Balneola sp., one region contains:
- the accC gene encoding acetyl-CoA carboxylase biotin carboxylase subunit — protein MPKINKVLIANRGEIAVRVIHTCKELGIKSVAVYSRPDAQAPHVQLADESVFIGEAASSESYLVMDKIIDAVKLTGADAVHPGYGFLSENAEFSKRCKEEGIIFIGPDPKAISLMGDKTSARELMTEVGIPTPPGLKSTLQSIEEAREVALDIGFPILIKASAGGGGKGMRIVHEESEFESSIKAAKSEARNAFGDDRVYIEKYLEEPRHIEFQIMADTHGNIVHVYDRECSIQRRHQKVIEEAPSVLLTPELREEMGKAAVKAAEACDYVGAGTIEFLVDKHMNFYFLEMNTRLQVEHPVTEMISGIDLVAAQIAVAEGKKLEFTQDDIKKKGHAIECRIYAEDPENNFLPSTGLLSKHRVPSGTGVRVDAGVEEGQEVTINYDPMISKLTVYGNDREDARKKMLRALDEYEIAGCKTTIPFCEYTLEHEAFISGKYDTHFVKDHFSPQDLSNTVSNDIIALAGTLLKLQETAEPQQAPITMGEGSSEWWRNRR, from the coding sequence ATGCCAAAAATCAATAAAGTTTTAATCGCGAATCGAGGAGAAATTGCAGTTCGTGTAATTCATACATGCAAAGAACTTGGAATCAAGAGTGTCGCCGTTTATTCACGACCAGATGCACAAGCTCCTCATGTACAACTCGCTGATGAATCTGTATTTATAGGGGAAGCTGCTTCTTCTGAAAGCTATTTGGTAATGGATAAAATTATTGATGCGGTTAAGCTCACCGGAGCTGATGCTGTACACCCTGGGTATGGTTTTTTGAGTGAGAATGCTGAATTCTCCAAACGCTGCAAAGAAGAAGGGATCATCTTTATTGGTCCAGACCCTAAGGCGATTTCGTTAATGGGGGATAAAACTTCAGCACGTGAGTTAATGACAGAGGTTGGTATTCCAACGCCTCCGGGATTAAAAAGTACCCTCCAGAGCATCGAAGAAGCCAGGGAAGTTGCCTTAGATATAGGGTTCCCTATTTTGATTAAAGCCTCAGCCGGTGGTGGTGGTAAAGGAATGAGGATCGTCCATGAGGAATCTGAATTTGAATCAAGTATCAAAGCAGCAAAATCTGAAGCCAGGAATGCTTTTGGTGACGACCGGGTGTACATCGAGAAATACTTAGAAGAGCCACGCCATATCGAATTTCAAATAATGGCGGATACTCATGGGAACATAGTTCATGTGTATGACAGGGAGTGCTCAATTCAGCGCAGGCATCAAAAAGTAATTGAAGAAGCTCCAAGTGTATTATTAACTCCCGAACTGAGAGAAGAAATGGGAAAAGCGGCAGTTAAAGCAGCTGAAGCTTGTGATTATGTTGGTGCTGGGACGATTGAATTTCTCGTTGATAAGCATATGAATTTCTATTTCCTAGAGATGAATACCCGGTTACAGGTAGAACATCCGGTCACAGAAATGATTTCAGGGATTGATCTTGTAGCAGCTCAGATAGCTGTAGCTGAGGGTAAAAAACTGGAATTCACTCAAGATGATATCAAGAAGAAAGGGCATGCTATTGAGTGCAGGATCTATGCGGAAGATCCTGAGAATAATTTCCTGCCGAGTACCGGTCTTTTATCAAAACACAGAGTGCCTTCCGGAACAGGTGTTCGAGTTGATGCCGGAGTTGAGGAGGGGCAGGAGGTAACGATCAACTATGATCCTATGATTTCAAAGCTTACTGTTTACGGAAATGATCGTGAGGATGCCCGGAAGAAAATGCTAAGAGCTCTAGATGAATATGAGATAGCAGGTTGCAAGACAACGATTCCGTTTTGTGAATACACGTTAGAACATGAAGCCTTTATTTCAGGGAAATATGATACCCATTTTGTAAAGGATCATTTTAGTCCACAGGATTTAAGTAATACTGTTTCTAATGACATCATAGCTTTAGCTGGTACACTTCTTAAACTTCAAGAAACGGCAGAACCACAACAAGCACCTATCACAATGGGTGAAGGGTCATCCGAATGGTGGAGAAATCGCCGCTAG
- a CDS encoding GWxTD domain-containing protein, with amino-acid sequence MASVLLFLFAISFSNDQIHLEKQILEDGRFMELNENYEAALQIWESAKERLDKPSIEIALNYIRVSTEHDMRGYYESASDLYKWALSADSIENKDIAIWELELSMVEPIMSQELQKNLRNYLSQNDPDFFEYLNGFWKQIDPTPFTEYNERLIEHWQRIAYARANYDRNENTVYNTDDRGLEYIRYGPPLKKRTGVLRVSQSDIEKTCNILSACDPDVMRSVIFGMDPTPYYEVWIYNRFNTEMRDNLVLIFGESPFGLRRLNSIDDLIPNQAFSFGKRFDHPTLAGFELEAGVISPGMVFQYVYYTKLASLDMYFGRFASEMNMNWDASSPTSLARLGPHLGPVLNQEADLAIRLARNAAPEQVTSTSNMIRNIDIKIYPYRFLGVNGQPYYATFLESQPHRAFVEDLSSNDEIMMPEGTLFEEAFQQYELLHGIQILDEVGNVRTQSRIQSELVVTGEEESAPSYSVFTIPYVSDENKIIFQAELHNRNTETNPKLNTAFSSSLRGLGKIDYELPGPLENDPEELVLGDIIFGYDLDYDSELNTLVPFVVSHERMIPKGKALALHFQLYNLIPTEGLSEFQLKYEITRDRGFEWLRGKEREVSLEVGFQTRGSRFVDNLEIQTRDLEPGDYTLSVVFTDLNTQKRVEKDLSFKVISSD; translated from the coding sequence ATGGCCTCTGTACTACTGTTTCTATTCGCGATCTCATTTAGTAACGACCAGATTCATCTTGAAAAGCAGATTCTTGAAGATGGTCGCTTCATGGAATTAAATGAAAATTACGAAGCGGCACTTCAGATATGGGAATCTGCTAAAGAAAGATTAGATAAACCTAGTATAGAAATTGCTCTCAATTATATCCGCGTTTCAACCGAGCATGATATGAGGGGCTATTATGAGTCGGCTTCGGATCTTTATAAATGGGCGTTATCTGCTGACTCAATAGAGAACAAAGATATTGCAATTTGGGAATTAGAACTTTCTATGGTCGAACCCATAATGTCTCAAGAGCTTCAAAAGAATCTGAGAAATTACCTTTCTCAAAATGATCCAGACTTTTTTGAATACTTAAATGGATTCTGGAAGCAAATAGATCCAACACCTTTTACAGAATACAACGAGCGTTTAATCGAGCATTGGCAACGTATAGCTTATGCTCGTGCTAACTATGACAGAAACGAAAATACAGTTTATAATACCGATGATAGGGGGCTTGAGTACATTAGATATGGACCTCCTTTAAAAAAAAGAACCGGTGTTTTAAGGGTGTCTCAATCTGATATAGAGAAAACATGCAATATCTTGAGTGCATGTGATCCTGATGTAATGCGATCGGTTATCTTTGGAATGGACCCAACTCCATATTATGAAGTATGGATTTATAACAGGTTCAATACTGAAATGCGGGATAATTTAGTATTAATATTTGGGGAATCTCCCTTTGGTTTGAGGCGTCTTAACTCTATAGATGATCTAATTCCTAATCAGGCATTTAGTTTTGGAAAGAGGTTTGACCATCCCACTCTGGCTGGATTTGAGTTGGAAGCTGGAGTAATTAGTCCCGGTATGGTTTTCCAATATGTGTACTACACAAAGCTTGCTAGTTTGGATATGTACTTTGGAAGATTTGCCTCTGAAATGAATATGAATTGGGATGCATCTAGTCCGACCAGTCTTGCGAGGTTAGGACCACATTTAGGGCCTGTACTTAATCAAGAAGCGGATTTAGCAATAAGATTGGCAAGAAATGCAGCTCCTGAGCAAGTTACCTCAACATCAAACATGATTCGAAATATTGATATAAAGATATATCCGTATCGATTTCTTGGTGTAAATGGCCAACCTTATTATGCCACATTTTTAGAAAGTCAACCTCATCGAGCCTTTGTAGAAGACTTAAGTTCGAACGATGAAATTATGATGCCAGAGGGTACATTATTTGAAGAAGCTTTTCAGCAATATGAGCTTTTGCATGGCATTCAAATTCTTGACGAAGTTGGAAATGTACGCACTCAGTCCAGAATCCAATCAGAACTGGTAGTAACGGGTGAAGAAGAAAGTGCCCCCAGTTACTCTGTGTTCACAATACCGTATGTGAGTGATGAAAATAAAATCATCTTTCAAGCAGAGCTTCATAATAGAAATACTGAAACCAACCCGAAGCTTAATACAGCTTTTTCCAGTTCATTGCGAGGCTTAGGTAAAATTGATTATGAACTACCCGGTCCTCTCGAAAATGATCCGGAAGAGTTAGTATTGGGTGATATAATCTTTGGATATGATCTGGACTATGATTCAGAATTAAATACCCTAGTTCCTTTTGTAGTTTCTCACGAACGCATGATTCCCAAGGGTAAAGCACTGGCGCTTCATTTCCAGTTATACAATTTGATCCCAACTGAAGGACTAAGTGAATTTCAGCTAAAATATGAGATCACCAGAGATAGGGGATTTGAATGGTTAAGAGGGAAGGAAAGGGAGGTAAGTCTGGAAGTAGGGTTTCAAACCCGCGGTTCCAGGTTTGTGGACAACCTGGAAATTCAAACCCGTGACCTGGAACCTGGCGACTATACACTTTCTGTTGTATTCACGGACTTAAATACTCAGAAAAGAGTAGAAAAAGATTTAAGCTTTAAAGTGATTTCTTCTGATTAG
- the murQ gene encoding N-acetylmuramic acid 6-phosphate etherase, whose product MDTSKQKLFDQLKKLDTEQRNPNTMSIDLASSSEIVALINQEDKKVADAVSLKIDEISKAVDIVSDSFHIGGRLLYFGAGTSGRLGVLDAAECPPTFGSDPSQVEGFIAGGKEAMFVAQEGAEDSELVGENDLVGSKASKIDVVCGLAASGRTPYVLGVIKKAKELGISTILITTVPKDQLSVLGDITIDVPVGPEVIMGSTRMKSGSAQKMVLNMITTGAFILQGKILENVMVDLKLTNKKLVERAKRIIMNFGKVDYDTATSFLDKSGSHVKTALVMILSGVDKKEAESLLKTHNGFIRKAIEN is encoded by the coding sequence ATGGATACATCAAAACAGAAGCTCTTCGATCAGCTAAAAAAACTAGACACAGAGCAGCGCAACCCAAATACAATGTCTATAGATTTGGCTTCGTCGAGCGAAATTGTAGCATTAATCAATCAAGAGGATAAAAAGGTTGCTGATGCTGTATCTCTGAAGATCGATGAAATTTCGAAAGCAGTTGATATAGTAAGTGACAGTTTTCACATAGGAGGGCGCTTACTGTATTTTGGAGCAGGGACAAGTGGCAGATTAGGAGTCTTAGACGCTGCAGAATGCCCTCCAACTTTTGGTTCTGATCCAAGTCAGGTTGAAGGCTTTATTGCTGGTGGAAAAGAAGCGATGTTTGTCGCACAGGAAGGAGCAGAAGACTCAGAGCTTGTTGGAGAGAATGATTTAGTGGGTAGCAAAGCTTCTAAAATTGATGTTGTCTGTGGACTTGCTGCAAGTGGAAGAACTCCCTATGTACTTGGAGTAATCAAAAAAGCAAAGGAACTAGGCATTTCAACTATTCTAATTACTACGGTACCTAAAGACCAATTAAGTGTTCTGGGTGATATTACTATTGATGTTCCTGTTGGGCCTGAAGTGATAATGGGCAGCACTAGAATGAAAAGTGGAAGTGCCCAGAAAATGGTTCTCAATATGATTACTACTGGAGCTTTTATATTACAGGGAAAGATTCTTGAAAATGTAATGGTGGATCTCAAACTCACAAACAAAAAACTTGTAGAGAGAGCAAAACGAATCATCATGAATTTTGGTAAGGTAGATTATGATACTGCTACCTCTTTTCTGGATAAGTCGGGCAGCCATGTTAAAACAGCTCTTGTAATGATTTTGTCAGGTGTAGATAAAAAGGAAGCGGAATCATTACTAAAAACGCATAATGGTTTCATAAGAAAAGCGATTGAGAATTGA
- a CDS encoding phytoene/squalene synthase family protein — protein sequence MSTILRIPYSVIRPIYERTSFHRSVIEEINDIELKPAYSHCRAITKFYAKTFYMATRFLPNEKQRGIFAIYGLCRYLDNLVDDAIDLSDYSSVSLSQVDEKLEDFKCRLISVYNGYQGDDPILIAFSDTLKTYHIPIDLPFLLIDGVRSDLEKNRFRNFQEVYDYSYKVASVVGLMTSRVFGYSNDSALEHAVDLGIAMQLTNILRDIGEDLERDRIYIPADELKMFGVSEKELFNHEVSENFISMMKFQIDRARKYYESADKGIEMLNRDSRLPVYLARYNYGRILDKIEENDYNVFDERAFLSGFEKFSILPQIFVKMRAAS from the coding sequence ATGAGTACAATACTACGTATCCCATATTCAGTTATAAGACCCATTTACGAGAGAACGTCATTTCATCGCTCGGTAATTGAGGAGATTAATGATATAGAGCTCAAGCCAGCCTATTCGCATTGCAGGGCTATCACTAAGTTTTATGCAAAAACCTTCTATATGGCTACCCGTTTTCTACCAAATGAAAAGCAGCGTGGTATTTTCGCTATTTATGGGTTATGTAGATACCTAGACAATTTAGTAGATGATGCTATTGATCTTTCCGACTATTCATCAGTCTCACTTTCGCAGGTAGATGAAAAGCTTGAAGATTTCAAATGTCGTCTCATTTCGGTTTATAATGGATACCAGGGTGATGATCCCATATTAATTGCGTTCTCAGATACCCTTAAAACGTATCATATCCCCATTGATCTTCCATTCTTATTGATTGATGGCGTTAGAAGCGATCTGGAGAAAAATAGATTCAGGAATTTCCAGGAGGTTTATGATTACTCCTACAAGGTAGCATCAGTAGTCGGTTTGATGACAAGCCGAGTATTTGGGTATAGTAACGACTCAGCTTTAGAGCATGCAGTAGACTTAGGTATTGCGATGCAGTTAACCAATATTTTAAGAGATATTGGAGAAGATTTGGAAAGAGATAGGATTTACATCCCTGCTGATGAATTGAAGATGTTTGGCGTAAGTGAAAAAGAATTATTCAATCATGAAGTATCAGAGAATTTCATTTCTATGATGAAATTTCAGATCGATAGGGCACGAAAGTATTACGAAAGCGCAGACAAGGGGATAGAAATGCTAAATCGCGATAGTCGTTTGCCTGTGTACCTGGCTCGTTATAATTATGGTCGAATCTTAGATAAGATTGAGGAAAATGATTACAACGTTTTTGATGAGAGAGCTTTTCTTAGCGGGTTTGAAAAATTTTCAATCCTTCCGCAAATCTTCGTTAAAATGAGAGCAGCCAGCTAA
- a CDS encoding 1-acyl-sn-glycerol-3-phosphate acyltransferase: MNKVLFSIFVWTYYVVLFLLFFVLILATFILTFPFDRYQKIPNKVLGMMAWCLMHVSPGWKITIEGQEKYDPSKPTIFIANHESFLDIPLLFQLPWKMKWVVKHSMTFIPVMGWMVKLTGQLTINRGSKGALKKLSNLVNPLKDLVPVMIFPEGTRSMDGNLQSFKNGAFLLAMEHSFQIQPIVVDGPYEVLISGSKMLNPDGNFKVSVLDAINPDDFDNMNALKSHCRTIILEEKERLESS; this comes from the coding sequence ATGAATAAGGTTTTGTTCAGTATTTTTGTTTGGACTTATTATGTAGTACTATTTTTACTTTTCTTCGTCCTTATTCTAGCCACTTTTATTCTCACTTTCCCATTCGACAGGTACCAAAAAATACCCAATAAAGTACTCGGAATGATGGCCTGGTGCTTAATGCATGTGAGTCCTGGGTGGAAAATTACCATTGAAGGGCAAGAAAAATATGATCCTTCTAAGCCTACTATTTTCATAGCCAATCACGAGAGTTTTCTGGACATACCACTTCTTTTTCAACTCCCTTGGAAAATGAAATGGGTAGTAAAGCATAGTATGACATTTATACCGGTAATGGGCTGGATGGTAAAGTTAACAGGGCAGCTTACGATAAATAGAGGTAGCAAAGGGGCCCTCAAAAAACTATCGAATCTAGTAAACCCGTTAAAAGATTTGGTTCCCGTTATGATATTTCCTGAAGGAACACGTTCAATGGATGGTAACTTACAATCGTTCAAAAATGGTGCTTTTTTACTAGCTATGGAACACAGTTTTCAGATTCAGCCAATTGTTGTCGACGGGCCTTATGAAGTGCTTATTTCAGGATCAAAGATGTTAAACCCAGACGGAAATTTTAAAGTGTCAGTTTTGGATGCTATTAATCCTGATGATTTTGACAATATGAACGCACTAAAATCCCATTGCCGAACGATTATACTTGAGGAAAAAGAAAGATTGGAATCTTCTTGA